The following are encoded together in the Pseudomonas xantholysinigenes genome:
- a CDS encoding TolC family outer membrane protein — protein sequence MLRKLSLAIAVSCASNGVVWAADTPTTVKTDLVSVYQEAVDNNADLAAARADYGARREVVPQARAGLLPNLSAGAEMMNTRTKLDEPSVTSNRSGNAWSATLAQPIFRADRWFQLQAAEAVNEQAALELSATEQNLILQTAENYFAVLRAQDNLASTKAEEAAFKRQLDQSNERFDVGLSDKTDVLQSQASYDTARANRIIAERQVQDAFEALITLTNRQYSAIQGVVHSLPVQVPTPNDAKAWVETAGRQNLNLLATNHAVAAAEETVRQRKAGHAPTLDAVAKYQKGDNDNLGFTNPSQNGVRYGGDVEQTSVGLQLNIPIYSGGLTSSQVREAYSRLTQSEQQRESLRRQVVENTRNLHRAVNTDVEQVQARKQSIISNQSALEATEIGYQVGTRNIVDVLDAQRQLYTSVRDYNNSRYDYILDNLRLKQAAGTLSPQDLQDLGRYLKADYNPDKDFLPPDLAAAAAKNFERRP from the coding sequence CTGCTGCGCAAACTCTCACTGGCGATTGCCGTGTCTTGTGCGTCCAACGGAGTGGTCTGGGCAGCGGATACGCCCACGACGGTGAAGACCGACCTGGTCAGCGTCTACCAGGAGGCGGTCGACAACAACGCCGACCTGGCGGCCGCCCGCGCCGACTACGGCGCCCGCCGCGAAGTGGTGCCCCAGGCCCGCGCCGGCCTGCTGCCCAACCTCTCGGCCGGCGCCGAGATGATGAACACCCGCACCAAGCTCGACGAACCGTCGGTCACCTCCAACCGCAGCGGCAATGCCTGGAGCGCCACCCTGGCGCAACCAATCTTCCGCGCCGACCGCTGGTTCCAGTTGCAAGCCGCCGAAGCGGTCAACGAACAAGCCGCGCTGGAGCTGTCGGCCACCGAACAGAACCTGATCCTGCAGACCGCCGAGAACTACTTCGCCGTGCTCCGCGCCCAGGACAACCTGGCTTCGACCAAGGCCGAGGAAGCCGCCTTCAAGCGTCAGCTGGACCAGTCCAACGAGCGCTTCGACGTCGGCCTCTCGGACAAGACCGACGTGCTGCAATCGCAAGCCAGCTACGACACTGCCCGGGCCAACCGGATCATCGCCGAGCGCCAGGTGCAGGATGCCTTCGAGGCCCTGATTACCCTGACCAACCGCCAGTACAGCGCGATCCAGGGCGTGGTCCACAGCCTGCCGGTGCAAGTGCCGACGCCCAATGACGCCAAGGCCTGGGTCGAGACCGCCGGGCGGCAGAACCTGAACCTGCTGGCCACCAACCACGCCGTGGCCGCGGCCGAAGAAACCGTGCGCCAGCGCAAGGCCGGCCATGCGCCGACCCTGGACGCGGTGGCCAAGTACCAGAAAGGCGACAACGACAACCTGGGCTTCACCAACCCCTCGCAGAACGGCGTGCGCTATGGCGGTGACGTCGAGCAGACCAGCGTCGGCCTGCAACTGAACATCCCGATCTACAGCGGTGGCCTGACCAGCTCCCAAGTGCGCGAAGCCTATTCGCGCCTGACCCAGAGCGAGCAGCAGCGCGAGAGCCTGCGCCGCCAGGTGGTGGAGAACACCCGCAACCTGCACCGCGCGGTGAACACCGATGTCGAGCAGGTGCAGGCGCGCAAGCAGTCGATCATCTCCAACCAGAGCGCGTTGGAGGCCACCGAGATCGGCTACCAGGTCGGCACCCGCAACATCGTCGACGTGCTGGATGCGCAGCGCCAGCTGTACACCTCGGTGCGCGACTACAACAACAGCCGCTACGACTACATCCTCGACAACCTGCGGCTCAAGCAGGCCGCCGGCACACTCAGCCCGCAAGACCTGCAGGACCTGGGGCGGTACCTGAAGGCCGACTACAACCCGGACAAGGATTTCCTGCCGCCGGACCTGGCGGCCGCGGCGGCGAAGAACTTCGAACGCCGGCCTTGA
- a CDS encoding IS110 family transposase gives MSVFVGVDVAKKSFDIAIPLPNGKMRTKAKLSNDPGGFRQFSDWLERHAEPGAWIVMEATGIYHEALAEHCHNQGYRVCILNPAVIAKFADVELRRVKTDKADAKVIAAYGQQKAVSLRQWEPEPPAQRRLRALVRRLDDLKEMRQMEQNRLDVALDAVQQSIQDVIGHINEELEKTRKAIEQTIDDDPDLRKRRELITSIDGLGDTTATLLLAELGDPLKYQSPSAIVAFSGLNPVVQQSGEFIGKSTISRTGASRLRAGLWMSGTVSIRHNPVVKELAERLSSRHKAYKQIVCAAMRKLLHLVYGVVKSGIPFDPKIPLAG, from the coding sequence ATGTCCGTCTTTGTTGGCGTTGATGTCGCCAAAAAATCTTTCGACATTGCCATCCCGCTCCCCAATGGCAAGATGCGCACCAAAGCCAAGCTGTCCAATGATCCTGGAGGGTTCAGGCAGTTTAGCGACTGGCTTGAGCGCCATGCTGAACCAGGCGCCTGGATTGTTATGGAGGCTACAGGCATCTATCACGAAGCGCTGGCCGAGCACTGTCACAACCAAGGTTATCGGGTGTGCATTCTGAACCCGGCGGTGATTGCGAAATTCGCTGACGTGGAGCTTCGGCGCGTCAAAACAGATAAGGCTGACGCCAAAGTCATTGCTGCCTATGGCCAACAAAAGGCTGTCTCGCTTCGCCAGTGGGAGCCTGAGCCCCCTGCGCAGCGCCGCTTGCGTGCTCTGGTGCGGCGACTGGACGACCTCAAGGAAATGCGCCAGATGGAGCAGAATCGTTTGGATGTCGCACTAGATGCGGTACAGCAGTCGATTCAAGACGTAATCGGGCACATCAACGAAGAGCTGGAAAAGACCAGGAAGGCCATCGAGCAGACGATCGATGATGATCCAGACCTGCGCAAGCGACGTGAGCTGATTACCTCGATTGATGGTTTGGGTGACACCACTGCTACGTTGCTGCTCGCCGAACTGGGCGATCCACTGAAATACCAAAGCCCTTCTGCGATTGTCGCGTTTTCAGGCTTAAACCCAGTGGTGCAGCAATCGGGAGAGTTCATAGGTAAGAGCACTATTTCGCGTACAGGCGCCTCAAGGCTGCGTGCAGGCTTGTGGATGTCAGGCACTGTCTCAATCAGACATAACCCTGTTGTGAAGGAACTGGCAGAGCGGTTGAGCAGCCGGCACAAAGCTTACAAACAGATCGTCTGCGCGGCGATGCGCAAGCTGCTGCACCTGGTTTACGGGGTGGTGAAGTCGGGGATACCGTTTGACCCCAAAATCCCTCTTGCGGGGTGA
- a CDS encoding LysR family transcriptional regulator, translating to MAEQWNLDQLRLFVRTAELRSFSAVAREQRKAQSAVSSAIALLEADLGVTLFERSSGRQPWLTESGAALLEDARELLRQCERLDGRALALMRGQEALLRVAQDEAMPYQPVIDSLDELAARYPYLEVQLASGAQGDVARKLVERRADLGLFFHHESMPASLERRALGSVEMVTVCAIDHPLAHLAKVTRQQLARHRQLLITPQQSGYPGGEAISPQVWRCDSFYAMAELLMRGLGWAWLPRHVVQYPTYQTQMVELDSEWRPPALVAELAWRRDAPLGPAAQWLAERFAVHLRAIG from the coding sequence ATGGCCGAGCAGTGGAATCTGGACCAGCTTCGTCTATTTGTGCGCACCGCCGAGCTGCGTTCGTTCTCGGCCGTGGCCCGGGAGCAGCGCAAGGCGCAATCGGCGGTGAGCAGCGCCATCGCGCTGCTCGAGGCAGACCTGGGCGTGACCCTGTTCGAGCGCAGCAGTGGTCGCCAGCCGTGGCTGACCGAAAGCGGCGCCGCGCTGCTCGAGGACGCCCGCGAGCTGCTGCGCCAGTGCGAGCGCCTCGACGGTCGCGCGCTGGCGCTGATGCGGGGCCAGGAGGCGTTGCTGCGGGTGGCCCAGGACGAGGCCATGCCCTACCAGCCGGTGATCGACAGCCTGGATGAACTCGCCGCCCGCTATCCGTACCTCGAAGTGCAGCTGGCCAGCGGCGCCCAGGGCGATGTGGCGCGCAAGCTGGTGGAGCGGCGCGCCGACCTGGGGCTGTTCTTTCACCACGAAAGCATGCCCGCCTCGTTGGAGCGACGGGCCCTGGGCAGCGTCGAGATGGTCACGGTCTGCGCCATCGATCATCCGCTGGCACACCTGGCCAAGGTCACTCGCCAGCAACTGGCCCGCCACCGGCAACTGTTGATCACCCCGCAGCAGAGCGGCTACCCCGGCGGCGAGGCGATCAGCCCGCAGGTCTGGCGCTGCGACAGTTTCTACGCCATGGCCGAATTGCTGATGCGCGGCCTGGGTTGGGCCTGGCTGCCGCGTCATGTGGTGCAGTACCCCACATACCAGACGCAGATGGTCGAGCTCGACAGCGAGTGGCGCCCGCCGGCGCTGGTGGCGGAGCTGGCCTGGCGCCGCGATGCGCCGCTGGGCCCTGCGGCGCAATGGTTGGCCGAGCGCTTCGCCGTGCACCTGCGGGCGATCGGTTGA
- a CDS encoding DMT family transporter: MNAYTYLAIAICAEVIATASMKAVKGLSTPLPLLLMVCGYGVAFWMLTLVVRSIPVGIAYAIWSGLGIVLISVAALVIYGQKLDVPAMLGMAMIVGGVVVIQVFSNTAGH, translated from the coding sequence ATGAACGCCTATACCTATCTCGCCATCGCCATCTGCGCCGAAGTCATCGCCACTGCGTCGATGAAGGCCGTCAAGGGCCTGAGCACGCCGCTGCCGTTGCTGCTGATGGTGTGCGGCTATGGCGTGGCGTTCTGGATGCTGACCCTGGTAGTGCGCAGCATTCCGGTGGGTATCGCCTATGCCATCTGGTCGGGCCTGGGCATCGTGCTGATCAGCGTGGCGGCGCTGGTGATCTATGGGCAGAAACTGGATGTGCCGGCGATGCTGGGCATGGCCATGATCGTCGGTGGCGTGGTGGTGATCCAGGTGTTTTCCAATACTGCCGGGCATTGA
- a CDS encoding aldo/keto reductase: MSLPTLHDHHRPLGSTGLRVSPLGLGTVKLGRDQGVKYPNGFTIPDDEAARLLLAQARELGINLIDTAPAYGRSEERLGPLLRGQREQWVIVSKVGEEFDDGRSHFDFSAAHTRLSVERSLKRLETDRIELVLVHSDGNDLAILEQQGVYETLAALKQEGKILGYGLSGKTVAGGLKALEQGDCAMVTYNLNEQAERPVLDYAAEHGKAILVKKALASGHICLAPGVDPVQASFELLFAHPGVSSAIVGTINPVHLAHNVATVARILGRH; the protein is encoded by the coding sequence ATGAGCCTGCCGACCCTGCACGATCATCACCGCCCGCTGGGCAGCACCGGCCTGCGGGTTTCGCCACTGGGCCTGGGCACGGTCAAGCTTGGCCGCGACCAGGGTGTGAAGTACCCCAACGGCTTCACCATTCCCGATGACGAAGCCGCTCGCCTGCTACTGGCCCAGGCCCGCGAGCTGGGCATCAACCTGATCGACACCGCGCCGGCCTATGGCCGCAGCGAAGAACGCCTCGGCCCGTTGCTGCGCGGTCAACGCGAACAGTGGGTGATCGTCAGCAAGGTTGGCGAAGAGTTCGACGACGGCCGGTCGCACTTCGATTTCAGCGCCGCGCATACCCGCCTGTCGGTGGAGCGCAGCCTCAAGCGCCTGGAAACCGACCGTATCGAACTGGTGCTGGTGCATTCCGACGGCAACGACCTGGCGATCCTCGAGCAGCAAGGGGTCTACGAGACACTCGCGGCGCTCAAGCAGGAAGGCAAGATCCTCGGCTATGGCCTGTCGGGCAAGACCGTCGCCGGTGGCCTCAAGGCGCTGGAGCAAGGTGATTGCGCCATGGTCACCTACAACCTCAACGAGCAGGCGGAGCGCCCGGTGCTCGACTACGCTGCCGAACACGGCAAGGCCATCCTGGTGAAGAAAGCCCTGGCCAGCGGGCACATCTGCCTGGCGCCGGGGGTTGACCCGGTACAGGCCAGTTTCGAGCTGCTGTTTGCCCACCCCGGCGTGAGCAGTGCCATTGTCGGCACCATCAACCCGGTGCACCTGGCCCACAACGTGGCCACCGTCGCCCGCATCCTCGGCCGCCACTGA
- a CDS encoding metal ABC transporter ATPase encodes MPRTLIRKNPSNFKTLPLHVEATPDGLTYQSIGMPLNFAQTLQRRKAIQLADPERFVVELANLGVSVRLTLHWQGRDYWVLVRQRRQDRGDVVLKLISGYVPAHELNLPLHTAIQEVAEECLLETPEGWLGGRFNDTWLPAPYAAALHYREALPFVLTPASGAARPVHCANLMLLERPRAYVHLPTASLQLIYDLRLQVPREAKSLSLFHVDERLEGDQLVARLNRKRPDLYLMPLQDGQPLAELFTLRKDQLLPASTRGLWLAESFAQQEGWVVRDERVRWKDWLKQQGLVERKREPASHLERFSDKAKKLLARVL; translated from the coding sequence GTGCCGCGAACGCTGATCCGCAAGAATCCGAGCAACTTCAAGACCCTGCCGCTGCACGTCGAGGCCACGCCCGATGGCCTGACCTACCAGAGCATCGGCATGCCGCTGAATTTCGCCCAGACCCTGCAGCGGCGCAAGGCCATCCAGCTGGCCGACCCGGAACGTTTCGTGGTCGAGCTGGCCAACCTCGGCGTGTCGGTACGCCTGACCCTGCACTGGCAAGGCCGCGACTACTGGGTGCTGGTGCGCCAGCGTCGCCAGGACCGTGGTGATGTGGTGCTCAAGCTGATCTCTGGCTACGTGCCCGCCCATGAGCTGAACCTGCCGCTGCACACCGCCATCCAGGAAGTAGCCGAGGAATGCTTGCTGGAAACGCCGGAAGGCTGGCTTGGCGGGCGCTTCAACGACACCTGGCTACCGGCGCCCTATGCCGCCGCCCTGCACTACCGTGAAGCCCTGCCCTTCGTGCTGACGCCGGCATCCGGCGCCGCCCGCCCGGTGCATTGCGCCAACCTGATGCTGCTCGAGCGGCCACGCGCTTACGTGCACCTGCCCACGGCGTCGCTGCAGCTGATCTACGACCTGCGCTTGCAGGTGCCCCGGGAGGCCAAGTCGTTGAGCCTGTTCCATGTCGATGAACGGCTCGAAGGCGACCAGTTGGTGGCACGACTCAACCGCAAGCGGCCGGATCTGTACCTGATGCCGTTGCAGGACGGTCAGCCGCTGGCCGAGCTGTTCACCCTGAGGAAGGACCAGTTGCTGCCAGCGAGCACACGTGGCTTGTGGCTGGCCGAGAGCTTTGCCCAGCAGGAAGGTTGGGTAGTGCGGGATGAACGGGTGCGCTGGAAGGACTGGCTCAAGCAACAAGGCCTGGTCGAGCGCAAGCGCGAGCCGGCGTCACACCTGGAGCGGTTCAGTGACAAGGCGAAAAAACTGCTCGCCCGCGTCCTCTAG
- a CDS encoding NAD(P)/FAD-dependent oxidoreductase: MPSAISTDVLIVGAGVAGLWLNARLRRQGYSTVLVERASLGGEQTIKSQGIIHGGTKYALHGALTGASEAIADMPRRWREALAGDGELDLTSTRLLSDAHYLWSPGTLAGNLTSFFASKAVRGRVDQVKGELLPPALQDRAFKGKVYRLAELVIDVPSLLANLAQLAGDSLLAGERIEPLRDGDELVGLIVDGREIRAQRIVLSAGGGTEELLRALGLSQPAMQRRPLHMVLAKGPNLKPLYAHCLGGGPKPRITVTTHPAADGQWVWYLGGDLAEADGVAREPAAQIAAAQKEVASLMPWVDQSQMHWATLRIDRAEPAQSGLVRPDNAFLAEQQRLLVGWPTKLALAPDFADRVLAAFERDGIRPGAHPALTDLPRPALGIPAWEQLLP; this comes from the coding sequence ATGCCATCCGCCATTTCCACTGACGTGCTGATCGTCGGCGCCGGGGTCGCAGGTCTCTGGCTCAATGCCCGGCTGCGCCGCCAGGGCTATTCGACCGTGCTGGTGGAGCGCGCCAGCCTGGGCGGCGAGCAGACCATCAAGTCGCAAGGCATCATCCATGGCGGCACCAAGTACGCCCTGCACGGCGCCCTTACCGGTGCCTCCGAGGCCATCGCCGACATGCCACGGCGCTGGCGCGAAGCGCTGGCCGGCGATGGCGAACTGGACCTCACCAGCACCCGCCTGCTGTCCGATGCCCATTACTTGTGGTCGCCCGGCACCCTGGCCGGCAACCTCACCAGTTTCTTCGCCAGCAAGGCCGTGCGCGGCCGGGTCGACCAGGTCAAGGGCGAGCTATTGCCACCAGCCCTGCAGGATCGCGCCTTCAAGGGCAAGGTCTACCGCCTGGCCGAACTGGTCATCGACGTGCCTAGCCTGCTGGCCAACCTGGCCCAGTTGGCTGGCGACAGCCTGCTGGCCGGCGAACGCATCGAACCGCTGCGCGACGGCGATGAGCTGGTCGGGCTGATCGTCGATGGCCGCGAAATCCGCGCGCAACGCATCGTCCTCAGCGCCGGTGGCGGCACCGAAGAGCTGCTGCGCGCCCTCGGCCTCAGCCAGCCAGCCATGCAGCGCCGACCGCTGCACATGGTCCTGGCCAAGGGCCCGAACCTCAAGCCACTGTACGCCCACTGCCTGGGCGGCGGACCCAAGCCACGCATCACCGTGACCACCCACCCGGCGGCTGACGGCCAGTGGGTGTGGTACCTCGGTGGCGACCTGGCCGAAGCCGATGGCGTGGCCCGTGAGCCCGCCGCGCAGATCGCCGCGGCGCAAAAGGAAGTCGCCAGCCTGATGCCCTGGGTCGACCAGAGCCAAATGCATTGGGCAACCCTGCGCATCGACCGTGCCGAGCCCGCGCAATCAGGCCTGGTGCGCCCAGACAACGCGTTCCTCGCCGAGCAGCAACGCCTGCTGGTGGGCTGGCCGACCAAACTGGCCCTGGCGCCGGACTTCGCCGACCGTGTACTGGCCGCCTTTGAACGCGATGGCATTCGCCCGGGCGCGCACCCCGCGCTCACCGACCTGCCTCGTCCAGCACTGGGCATCCCGGCCTGGGAGCAACTGCTGCCATGA
- the waaA gene encoding lipid IV(A) 3-deoxy-D-manno-octulosonic acid transferase yields MNRTLYTLLFHLGLPLVALRLFLRGRKAPAYRQRIGERFACRLPALRQGGIWVHAVSVGESIAAAPMVRALLKQYPDMPITLTCMTPTGSERIRAMFEGEPRVQHCYLPYDLPWAAGRFLDHVRPRLGVIMETELWPNHIHQCARRGIPVALANARLSARSARGYARFAGLTRPMLEEMSLIAVQTETEAQRFRDLGARPECVQVTGSIKFDLKIDEQLLPRAQALRGQWGATQRPVWIAASTHDGEDALILEAHRELLKVHSDALLILVPRHPERFDAVHGLCVEQFATVRRSGGSAVEAGTQVLVGDTMGELLFLYALADIAFVGGSLVPTGGHNPLEPAALALPVIMGPHVFNFLEISAMLREAGALQQVDDAEGLAGAVRRLVELPQDARRMGEAGRAVMRANQGALQRLLDGLAALIR; encoded by the coding sequence ATGAACAGAACTCTCTATACCTTGCTGTTTCACCTGGGCCTGCCGTTGGTCGCGCTGCGCCTGTTCCTGCGCGGACGCAAGGCGCCGGCCTACCGCCAGCGCATCGGCGAACGCTTCGCCTGCCGGCTGCCGGCGCTGCGCCAGGGGGGGATCTGGGTGCATGCGGTGTCGGTGGGCGAAAGCATCGCCGCCGCGCCAATGGTCCGCGCCCTGCTCAAGCAGTACCCGGACATGCCGATCACCCTCACCTGCATGACGCCGACCGGCTCCGAGCGCATCCGCGCGATGTTCGAAGGCGAGCCGCGAGTACAGCATTGCTACCTGCCGTACGACCTGCCCTGGGCGGCCGGGCGCTTTCTCGACCACGTGCGCCCGCGGCTGGGGGTCATCATGGAAACCGAGCTGTGGCCCAATCATATTCACCAGTGCGCCAGGCGCGGCATTCCGGTGGCGTTGGCCAATGCGCGGCTGTCGGCGCGCTCGGCCCGTGGCTATGCCCGTTTCGCCGGCCTGACCCGGCCGATGCTCGAGGAGATGAGCCTGATCGCCGTGCAGACTGAGACCGAGGCGCAGCGCTTCCGCGACCTGGGCGCGCGTCCGGAGTGCGTGCAGGTGACCGGTTCGATCAAGTTCGACCTGAAGATCGACGAGCAGTTGTTGCCCCGCGCCCAGGCGCTGCGTGGGCAGTGGGGCGCCACGCAGCGTCCGGTGTGGATCGCCGCCAGTACCCATGACGGCGAAGATGCGCTGATTCTCGAGGCCCACCGTGAGCTGCTCAAGGTGCACAGCGATGCGCTGCTGATCCTGGTGCCGCGTCATCCCGAGCGCTTCGATGCCGTGCACGGGCTGTGCGTCGAGCAGTTCGCCACGGTGCGCCGCTCGGGCGGCTCGGCGGTCGAGGCCGGCACCCAGGTATTGGTGGGCGACACCATGGGTGAATTGCTGTTCCTCTATGCCCTGGCCGACATCGCCTTCGTTGGCGGCAGCCTGGTGCCCACAGGCGGGCACAATCCGCTGGAACCGGCGGCACTGGCGTTGCCGGTGATCATGGGGCCGCACGTGTTCAACTTCCTTGAAATCAGCGCGATGTTGCGCGAGGCGGGGGCGTTGCAGCAGGTGGACGATGCCGAGGGTTTGGCTGGCGCGGTGCGTCGCTTGGTCGAGTTGCCGCAGGATGCGCGGCGCATGGGCGAGGCGGGCAGGGCGGTGATGCGGGCTAACCAGGGGGCGTTGCAAAGGTTGCTGGATGGGTTGGCTGCGTTGATCCGCTGA
- the thiC gene encoding phosphomethylpyrimidine synthase ThiC, translated as MSKQEKSIHLSESAQVDQQSVQPLPNSRKVYVQGSRPDIRVPMREISLHDTPTDFGGEKNAPVLVYDTSGPYTDPNVIIDVRKGLGDVRSAWIDARGDTERLDGLSSNFGQQRLNDAELTKLRFAHVRNPRRAKAGANVTQMHYARQGIITAEMEYVAIRENMKLQEARAAGLLSQQHAGHSFGASIPKEITPEFVREEIARGRAIIPANINHTELEPMIIGRNFLVKINGNIGNSALGSSIEEEVAKLTWGIRWGSDTVMDLSTGKHIHETREWIIRNSPVPIGTVPIYQALEKVNGVAEDLTWELFRDTLIEQAEQGVDYFTIHAGVLLRYVPLTAKRVTGIVSRGGSIMAKWCLAHHKENFLYTHFDEICEIMKAYDVSFSLGDGLRPGSIADANDAAQFGELETLGELTKIAWKHDVQCMIEGPGHVPMQLIKENMDKQLECCDEAPFYTLGPLTTDIAPGYDHITSGIGAAMIGWFGCAMLCYVTPKEHLGLPNKDDVKTGIITYKIAAHAADLAKGHPGAQIRDNALSKARFEFRWEDQFNLGLDPDTARSFHDETLPKESAKVAHFCSMCGPKFCSMKITQEVREYAAKIETVDVTVEQGMREQAERFRQEGSQLYQKV; from the coding sequence ATGAGCAAACAAGAAAAATCGATCCACCTCAGCGAGTCGGCGCAAGTCGACCAGCAGTCCGTGCAACCACTGCCCAATTCGCGCAAGGTCTATGTCCAGGGGTCGCGCCCCGACATCCGCGTGCCCATGCGCGAGATCAGCCTGCACGACACCCCCACCGATTTCGGCGGCGAGAAGAACGCCCCGGTGCTGGTGTATGACACCTCGGGCCCATACACCGACCCGAATGTCATCATCGACGTGCGCAAGGGCCTGGGCGATGTGCGCTCGGCCTGGATCGACGCCCGTGGCGACACCGAGCGCCTCGACGGCCTGAGCTCGAACTTCGGCCAGCAGCGCCTGAACGACGCGGAACTGACCAAGCTGCGCTTCGCCCACGTGCGCAACCCGCGCCGGGCCAAGGCCGGCGCCAATGTCACGCAGATGCATTATGCCCGTCAGGGCATCATCACCGCCGAGATGGAATACGTCGCCATCCGCGAGAACATGAAGCTGCAGGAAGCCCGTGCCGCCGGCCTGCTCAGCCAGCAGCACGCCGGCCACAGCTTTGGTGCCAGCATCCCGAAAGAAATCACCCCCGAGTTCGTCCGCGAAGAGATCGCCCGTGGCCGCGCGATCATCCCCGCCAACATCAACCACACCGAGCTGGAGCCGATGATCATCGGCCGCAACTTCCTGGTGAAGATCAACGGCAACATCGGCAACAGCGCCCTGGGTTCCTCGATCGAGGAAGAGGTGGCCAAGCTGACCTGGGGCATTCGCTGGGGTTCGGATACGGTCATGGACCTGTCCACCGGCAAGCACATCCACGAAACCCGCGAGTGGATCATCCGCAACTCGCCGGTGCCGATCGGTACCGTGCCGATCTACCAGGCCCTGGAAAAGGTCAATGGCGTGGCCGAGGACCTGACCTGGGAGCTGTTCCGCGACACCCTGATCGAACAGGCCGAGCAGGGCGTGGACTACTTCACCATCCACGCCGGCGTGCTGCTGCGCTATGTACCGCTGACCGCCAAGCGCGTCACCGGCATCGTCAGCCGTGGTGGTTCGATCATGGCCAAGTGGTGCCTGGCGCACCATAAAGAGAACTTCCTGTACACGCACTTCGACGAGATCTGCGAAATCATGAAGGCCTACGACGTCAGCTTCTCGCTGGGTGACGGCCTGCGCCCCGGTTCGATCGCCGACGCCAACGACGCCGCCCAGTTCGGTGAGCTGGAAACCCTCGGCGAGCTGACCAAGATCGCCTGGAAGCACGACGTGCAGTGCATGATCGAAGGCCCGGGCCACGTGCCGATGCAGTTGATCAAGGAGAACATGGACAAGCAGCTCGAGTGCTGCGACGAGGCGCCGTTCTACACCCTCGGCCCGCTGACCACCGACATCGCCCCGGGCTACGACCACATCACCTCCGGCATCGGTGCGGCGATGATCGGCTGGTTCGGTTGCGCCATGCTCTGCTACGTCACGCCCAAGGAACACCTGGGGCTGCCGAACAAGGATGACGTGAAGACCGGCATCATCACCTACAAGATCGCCGCGCACGCCGCCGACCTTGCCAAGGGGCATCCGGGCGCGCAGATTCGTGACAACGCGCTGTCCAAGGCGCGTTTCGAATTCCGCTGGGAAGACCAGTTCAACCTGGGCCTTGATCCGGACACCGCGCGCTCATTCCACGATGAGACCCTGCCCAAGGAATCGGCCAAGGTCGCGCACTTCTGCTCGATGTGCGGGCCGAAGTTCTGCTCGATGAAGATCACCCAGGAAGTGCGTGAGTACGCGGCCAAGATCGAGACCGTGGATGTCACGGTCGAGCAGGGCATGCGTGAGCAGGCCGAGCGGTTCCGCCAGGAAGGCAGCCAGCTTTACCAGAAGGTGTAA